The Sphingopyxis sp. BE259 nucleotide sequence CGCGGCGGGCTGTACGACACGCACCAGCGCGACGAATCGAGCTACAGCATCGGGCTTCGCGGGTCGGTTGAGGAAGCGATCGACATCGGGCGGCGCGCCGGGATGCCAGTGCATTTCGCGCATCTGAAGGCGCTGGGCGTCGACGTCCATGGTCAGGCGGGCGCGGTGATTGCCGCAATCGATGCAGCACGGCGAGCCGGGATGGAGGTGACCGCCGACCAATATCCATGGCTGGCGTCGGGATCGAACCTCGACGCGTCGCTGCTTCCGCGCTGGGCGGTCGATGGCGGCGGCACGGCGCTGCTGACGCGCCTCGATGACCCTGCGACGCTGGCGCGGATACGCGGCGAGATGGAGGACAATCTGCGCCGACGCGGTGGCGCCGGGGCGCTGCTGCTGATCGCACAGGGCTTTCCCTGGACCGGTCAGACGTTGGCGGCGGTCGCGCAGGGATGGAAGCTCGATCCGCGCGACGCCGCGCTCCGCATCATCCGCCAGAGCATCGAGGCGAAACACCGCGGCGAGACTGGCGGCGGCACCGCGGTCGCGTCGTTCAACATGGCGCAGGCCGACGTCGATCTTTTGATGCAGCAGCCATGGATGGTGACCGCATCCGACGGGTCGGACGGCCATCCGCGGATGTTCGCGACCTTCCCCGAAAAATACGCGCGCTATGTGCGCGAACGCAAGGTCATCGACGTCGCGACCTTCATTCGCCAGTCGACCGGCCGCACCGCCGATATCTACAAGCTCGACCGGCGCGGCTATCTGCGCCCCGGCTATTACGCCGACGTCATGGTTTTCGACCCAGCACAATATGCGCCGCGCGCTGACTACATGCGGCCGCGCGAACTGAGCGTCGGGGTGCGGCAGCTGTTCGTCAACGGCACACTGGCGCTCGACAATGGCCGCGCAACGGGGGCCGCAGCAGGACGCGCCCTGCTGCGGCCACGCCCGCCGGGCTGCGCTGGAGCATGATAGGCGGCAAATATGGGACCACCCCCCATCTCGTCCGTCGGCAGCCCTATTTCACCGGGCGGCAATCCTTCAACCACACCAGCGACATGCCATAGTCGAGCCGGTCGAAAGTGCCGGTCAGCTCGACATGCTTGCCGGGCTTGAGCTGGAGCGCGTAGACGCCCTGCCCCTTGGCCAGCACGCAATTGACGCTGAGCCCTGCAGAGGATCGCCCGGGAACGATGTCTGTGAGAACGTTGGACACGAGCTTCCATTCGACCCGGTAGGTGTCGCCAACCGGCCCGATATAGGCAACGGGTCCGTACAGGGTGAACGCCCGGTTGCGGTACCGCTGATCGACGACCGCATTATTCGTGTCGGCCTGTCCGGTAATGTCCTGCGAAAAGCGCAGCACGCTCATGCGGACCGGCGCACCCGGCGCGCTTGCGGCGCCCAGCCCCTTGGCGGCGAGCGCATCGCCCGCCTTGCCACCTTTCAGCTGCGCCAGAATGCCGCACATTTCGGCCTTGGCTCCGGCGTCGGGGATACTCATTCCGGCGCGCAGCTTGGCCTCCATGCGGACGGTGCCCGCGGCATCAGCGGCAATTTCGATCGGGAAAGGGCGCGACTTGCCCGTTGCGGGCGGCTCGATCAGCATCGCGCCGCTGGCAGGCTCGGCGGCCAGGATTGTATAGCCTTTGGCGGCGACGATGCCGTTGAGCTGCCCGACCGCGCTGGCCATGCTCATGTTCGGCACGATGGCGGTCGCAACAAAGCGCAGCCCGGTGACCGGATTGCCTTTTTTGACGAAACTGTCTTCGCAGGTCGCGGCTTGCGCCGTTCCCATCCCCAAAAACAGGCTGGCGATAGACAGAATGAGACGGTTCACGCGGCTTGACCTTCCTGCGGCAGGGACAAGTCTCTTCGCCGCAGCGCGGCATGGATGCTACCGCCAAGATGTACTTGGTATCTCGCGGCGGCGGAGGATCAGGCGGCGCCGAACAGCTGATCATGGCGGTCGGCGGCGCGGTGCCACAGACGGTCGATCTCGGGCAATTCCATCGAAAAAATGTCGCGCCCGACAGCGGCCATCTCGTCGGCGGATCCCAGCAAGCGCGTGGTTTTCCCGATGGACGTCAGCTGGGTGAGGACGCGGCCGCGCAGCGTCCAGTGCGTATCGCCGCGGCGCAACTGGATCACCAGATTCTGGACGAACGGCGACCAGTCCTCAATGGCGAGCGATGATCGCATCGCGGCCAACAGGCTTTCATCGGCGGGCCCGGGAGTGAAGTCGAACCCAAAGGGCGCCCCGTCACCGACCGTTTCGTCAAATGTCCAGCGATCGCCTGCGACATGCGCCAGATGGACCGAATAGGGTCCATCGACAATTGTCGCGGGCTCGATGGCGAGCGGCGCGGTGATCGAGCCGCCGAAACCGACATCGACCAGATAGGGCCGATCCAGATCGACGCGCAGGCACAGATGGTTGCCCGGCCGGTCGGCCAGATCGCCACCGCGCCGCACGTCGGCGCTCAGCCGCGTGACGGAATATCCCAGATCGGTCAGCAAGGCGCCGAACAGCGTGTTGACTTCGTAACACCAGCCGCCGCGCCCGCGCCGCACCACCTTGTCAAAAATATCCTGGACCGCGCCCGGCGGAGCGCGGCCGAGTTGCACCTCAAGATTTTCGAACGGAACATGCTCGAGATGCGCTCGCATCAGGTCGCCAAGCGACGCCAGATCGGGCCGGACCGGGGTCGCGGCGCCGATCCGGCGAAGATAAAGCGCGCGATCGAACCCGGCGGGCGCCGCGCTTACCACCCCTGCGGTTTGCCCTTATTCTGTTCGTCGAGCCATGTTTTCAGCGGCGCGAAATAATCGGCCATCGCCTTGCCCGACATATCGCGGGTGCCGGTGAAGGCCTCGAGCGCGTCGGGCCACGGCTTCGACGCCCCCATCTCCAGCATCGCGTTCAGCTTCGCACCGACCTCCTTGTTGCCATAGAAGGAACAGCGGTGGAGCGGTCCGGTCCAGCCGGCCTGCTTGCACGCCGCTTCGTAGAACTGGAACTGCAGGATGCGCGCCAGGAAATAGCGCGTGTAGGGGGTGTTCCCGGGGATATGGAATTTCGCCCCCGCATCGAACGCATTCGCAGGCCGCTCACCCGGGGGAACGATGCCCTGATATTGGGTCCGCAGCTGGGTCCAGGCACTGTTATAGGCGGCGGGCTTGATCGTGCCGTCGAACACGCCCCAGCGCCAGCGATCGACGAGCAGGCCGAACGGCAGGAAGGCGACCTTGTCCATCGCCTGCCGCAGCAGCAGCCCGATATCCTTGTCGGCGCTCGGCACCTTCGCCTTGTCGAGCAGGCCGATGTCGACGAGATATTGCGGGGTGATCGACAGCGCGACGAAATCGCCGATCGCCTCGTGAAAGCCGTCGTTGGCGCCGTTCAGATAGAGGAACGGCTGCTTGTTATAGGCGCGCTGGTAATAATTATGGCCCAGCTCGTGGTGGATCGTCGTGAAGTCGTCGGCATTCACCTTGATGCACATCTTGATGCGGATATCGTCCTTGTTATCCACATCCCACGCCGACGCGTGGCAGACCACTTCGCGGTCGGCGGGCTTGGTGAACATGCTCCGCTTCCAGAAGGTTTCGGGCAGCGGCGCCATGCCGAGCGACGAATAGAAATTCTCGCCCGCCTTGACCATGTCGAGCGGCGACTTGCCCTGCGCGGTCAGCAGCTCGCCGACGTCATAGCCGAGGTCTCCCGAGCCCGCGGGCGCGACGAGCGGGTAGATATTGCCCCATTCCTGCGCCCACATATTGCCGAGCAGGTCGGCGCGGATCGGCCCGGTCTTGGGCTGCACCGCGTCGCCATATTTTTCATTGAGTTTCCAGCGGGTATAGGTGTGGAGCGCCATGTAGAGCGGCTTCACTTCCTGCCAAAGCCGTTCGGTCGTCTTGGCAAAATCCTCGGGCGACATGTCATAGCCTGACCGCCACATCGCGCCGGTATTGGTAAAGCCGAGTTCCTTGGCACCCTCGTTGGCGATGCCGACCAAGCGGGCATAGTCATCCTTCATCGGCGCCCCGACATTGTCGTGCCAGCTGGTCCACATTTCGGCGAGCTCGGCGGGCGTCCGTTCGACATTGCCCATCTGCTCCTCGATGTCGGAGCCCGAGATTTCCTTGCCGTTCAGCGTGCCGCGGCCCTTGCCATATTGCGATTGCAGGTCGGTCGCGATCTGGTTGAGTTCGGTCGCCGCGCCGGGCTTGGTCGGCGCGGGCAGGACGAGGCCGGTGCGCAGGATATCGAGTTTGCGTTTGGTGTCGGCGCTCAGCCCCGCAACATCCTTATATTTTGCAGCTTCCAGCGCATATTTGACCGCCTTTTCGGTGCCAACGGCGTTGATCCGCGCCGCCATCGCGTCGGTATCTTCGGTGAGGTAGGTGCTGTTGACCCAGTTCACCTGGCTCGCCTCGACGGTATAGTCGAACAGATCCTTTTCCGCCGCAGCGATAAAGGCATCGGCATCGGCGGCGGTGGGTTTCGCAGTCTTGGCTGCGGCGGCGGGCTTCTGCTCCGCGGCGACGGCGGGGCCGACAAGCGCGAGCGACAGGGCCAGCGACAGGGTCGATATCATAGCTTTCATGGGGTGCGATCCTCTGGACGAGTTTGAAGGCGCTCTGCGACGCGATGGCGGAAACTTGGACCGCAGCGGCGGCGCGGTCAAGCGGTCAGGAACGCCGCGATCGCCTCGCCCAGCTCAGGCTGGGTCACGCTTGACATATGGGTGCCGGGAATCGTTGCGAGCTGGGCGTCGGCGAGCGCCGCGACGAGTTCGGGCGCTGAGCCATTGTCCTGATCCTGCTCGCCGCACACCACCAGCACCGGCATCGTCAGCGCCGCCAGGGCTTCAAGCGGGGTGTCGGTAAAGCTGTCGAGCAAATGGCCTGCCGCGATGCGATCGACCTTCATCGTCTTCATGAACTGGATCGACAGCCAGGTGTCGTCGCCGCGCTTGGCAGTATCATATTCTGCGATCGCGCGTTTGAAGAACGCGCCGCGCCGCTGCCAGCCTGCGAGCCCCGCCAATCCCATACCGCCGAGGATCAAGCGGCGCGGCGTCATGCCCGCGACGACCGCGCGAACACTGGTCCGGGCGCCGAGCGAAAAGCCGCCAAGATCGAAATCGGTCAGGCCCAGATGCGCGACCAGATCCTCCAGATCGCGCACCAACACGTCGGGCGGGTAGAGTTCTTCTTCGTGCAGCGCCTCGCTCGATCCGTGAACGCGCAGATCGGGCATGATAACGCGGTAGCCCTCGCTGGCGATGCGCGCCGCGGTGCCGAACTTGATCCAGTTGACCTCGCCGCTCGAAAACAGGCCGTGCAGCAGGATCAGCGGCCGCGCGTCG carries:
- a CDS encoding amidohydrolase family protein, which produces MPSPVSFPVRRTIAALTAGAALFGVVTAVARTDTPIDVIIRGGTIYDGSTGKPFVGDVAIRGDRIVAVGRVGRTAAQRVIDAKGMIVAPGFIDPHTHADSFLRSPDPAVRVNAAWLYQGVSTVMIGVDGNGTPDVTADSGKLAASGIGTNIVPFVGFGPVRQRVLGQDARAPTVTELDAMKALVAKGMCEGAVGLSTGLFYAPQSFATTGEVVAVAREAAIRGGLYDTHQRDESSYSIGLRGSVEEAIDIGRRAGMPVHFAHLKALGVDVHGQAGAVIAAIDAARRAGMEVTADQYPWLASGSNLDASLLPRWAVDGGGTALLTRLDDPATLARIRGEMEDNLRRRGGAGALLLIAQGFPWTGQTLAAVAQGWKLDPRDAALRIIRQSIEAKHRGETGGGTAVASFNMAQADVDLLMQQPWMVTASDGSDGHPRMFATFPEKYARYVRERKVIDVATFIRQSTGRTADIYKLDRRGYLRPGYYADVMVFDPAQYAPRADYMRPRELSVGVRQLFVNGTLALDNGRATGAAAGRALLRPRPPGCAGA
- a CDS encoding arylamine N-acetyltransferase; this encodes MVSAAPAGFDRALYLRRIGAATPVRPDLASLGDLMRAHLEHVPFENLEVQLGRAPPGAVQDIFDKVVRRGRGGWCYEVNTLFGALLTDLGYSVTRLSADVRRGGDLADRPGNHLCLRVDLDRPYLVDVGFGGSITAPLAIEPATIVDGPYSVHLAHVAGDRWTFDETVGDGAPFGFDFTPGPADESLLAAMRSSLAIEDWSPFVQNLVIQLRRGDTHWTLRGRVLTQLTSIGKTTRLLGSADEMAAVGRDIFSMELPEIDRLWHRAADRHDQLFGAA
- a CDS encoding M2 family metallopeptidase, translating into MKAMISTLSLALSLALVGPAVAAEQKPAAAAKTAKPTAADADAFIAAAEKDLFDYTVEASQVNWVNSTYLTEDTDAMAARINAVGTEKAVKYALEAAKYKDVAGLSADTKRKLDILRTGLVLPAPTKPGAATELNQIATDLQSQYGKGRGTLNGKEISGSDIEEQMGNVERTPAELAEMWTSWHDNVGAPMKDDYARLVGIANEGAKELGFTNTGAMWRSGYDMSPEDFAKTTERLWQEVKPLYMALHTYTRWKLNEKYGDAVQPKTGPIRADLLGNMWAQEWGNIYPLVAPAGSGDLGYDVGELLTAQGKSPLDMVKAGENFYSSLGMAPLPETFWKRSMFTKPADREVVCHASAWDVDNKDDIRIKMCIKVNADDFTTIHHELGHNYYQRAYNKQPFLYLNGANDGFHEAIGDFVALSITPQYLVDIGLLDKAKVPSADKDIGLLLRQAMDKVAFLPFGLLVDRWRWGVFDGTIKPAAYNSAWTQLRTQYQGIVPPGERPANAFDAGAKFHIPGNTPYTRYFLARILQFQFYEAACKQAGWTGPLHRCSFYGNKEVGAKLNAMLEMGASKPWPDALEAFTGTRDMSGKAMADYFAPLKTWLDEQNKGKPQGW
- a CDS encoding alpha/beta hydrolase, which translates into the protein MTIEPRYFDARDGVRLAWRETCPEAGDARPLILLHGLFSSGEVNWIKFGTAARIASEGYRVIMPDLRVHGSSEALHEEELYPPDVLVRDLEDLVAHLGLTDFDLGGFSLGARTSVRAVVAGMTPRRLILGGMGLAGLAGWQRRGAFFKRAIAEYDTAKRGDDTWLSIQFMKTMKVDRIAAGHLLDSFTDTPLEALAALTMPVLVVCGEQDQDNGSAPELVAALADAQLATIPGTHMSSVTQPELGEAIAAFLTA